The Treponema pectinovorum genome includes a window with the following:
- a CDS encoding acyltransferase, which produces MTLYRGFTLNIKNMLTYKQRALINEFVDFFKFRKVIKGQRCYIDKTAQFIGKECVVLGNNVCIGMNANININGNREDKIKRLFIGDNSYIGRNFFVSTGKIVKIGDYFMASPNCSLIGQDHNISNPFFSYLNSKMELTKEIIIEDNVWLGDNVTVVGNVKIGRGSIIGAKSLVNKDIPPFSIAVGNPCKVIKRFDFAAKKWVRAEDFNGEKLIPSKEEYVKIVRENSGNPDMPIIAATNRFGGI; this is translated from the coding sequence ATGACACTTTATAGAGGATTTACTTTGAACATAAAAAATATGCTTACATACAAACAGCGTGCGTTAATAAACGAATTTGTTGATTTTTTTAAATTTAGGAAAGTTATTAAAGGCCAAAGATGTTATATAGATAAAACCGCTCAATTTATTGGGAAAGAATGTGTTGTATTGGGCAATAATGTTTGTATTGGTATGAATGCAAATATTAACATTAACGGAAATAGGGAAGACAAAATAAAAAGGCTATTTATAGGTGATAATTCTTATATTGGAAGAAATTTTTTTGTATCAACTGGAAAAATTGTAAAAATAGGTGATTATTTTATGGCTAGTCCAAATTGCTCTCTTATTGGGCAGGATCACAATATATCTAATCCTTTTTTTTCATATTTAAATAGTAAAATGGAGTTAACAAAGGAAATTATTATAGAAGATAACGTTTGGTTAGGAGACAATGTAACTGTTGTAGGAAATGTAAAAATTGGACGCGGAAGCATTATAGGAGCAAAAAGTTTAGTTAATAAAGATATTCCTCCTTTTTCTATTGCTGTAGGAAATCCTTGTAAGGTTATTAAAAGATTCGATTTTGCAGCAAAAAAATGGGTACGAGCAGAAGACTTTAATGGAGAAAAACTTATACCAAGTAAGGAAGAATATGTAAAAATTGTAAGAGAGAATAGTGGTAATCCAGACATGCCTATTATTGCAGCAACAAATCGGTTTGGAGGTATTTAA
- a CDS encoding lipopolysaccharide biosynthesis protein — protein sequence MNKFFQKYKNLSPAVIASFWCAICAIIQKGISFFTVPIFTRLMTPSEYGNVNLFLAWESIIAIFATLNLSSGVYNVGLTKFEDSNEKFTSSLLGLSLLTTFIVFTLLGITYPISAKLLGLNKYTFFMLFIFVACSPCIEFWSQSERFNFRYKKLVFITLLLAILNPILGIFLIKYSALDNYYARIVSIVVVQFFISLPIFFVLLKKSNCLYEKNFWKYALKFNLPLIPHYLSTIILSSSDRIMIGYLCDARRAGFYSVAWGLSYTVTIITSSISTSLNPYTFKKFKQLKFNDVAKVANLIIILVALCCLGFIAIAPELMHFVAPAEYQNAFRVIPPLVSCSYFIFIYSLFGNVEFYFEKSKYIMVASIVGALLNIGLNYIFIQIFDYVAAGYTSLFCYICFAFAHYAFAKRICKKNGNIKIYSNKFIFAISTIYTVLTFLLTFMYNSIIFRYSFVVAIFLLMVFFRKQIIYILKEVKTK from the coding sequence ATGAATAAATTTTTCCAAAAGTATAAAAACCTATCACCTGCGGTGATTGCTTCATTTTGGTGTGCTATATGTGCAATCATACAAAAAGGAATTAGTTTTTTTACAGTCCCTATATTTACAAGGCTCATGACACCCTCCGAATACGGTAATGTCAATTTATTTTTAGCATGGGAATCAATAATTGCAATTTTTGCTACATTAAATTTGTCGTCTGGTGTTTATAATGTTGGATTAACAAAATTTGAAGATAGCAATGAAAAATTTACATCTTCTTTATTGGGACTCTCACTTTTAACGACCTTTATTGTTTTTACTTTGTTAGGGATTACTTATCCAATATCAGCAAAATTATTGGGATTAAATAAATACACTTTTTTTATGTTATTCATTTTTGTAGCATGTTCTCCCTGTATCGAATTTTGGTCGCAAAGTGAAAGATTTAATTTCAGATATAAAAAACTCGTTTTTATTACTTTATTATTAGCGATTTTGAACCCTATTTTGGGTATTTTTTTGATAAAATATTCAGCGCTTGATAATTATTACGCAAGAATAGTTTCAATCGTTGTTGTTCAATTTTTTATTTCTTTGCCAATTTTCTTTGTACTCTTAAAAAAGAGTAATTGCCTATACGAAAAAAACTTTTGGAAATATGCACTAAAATTCAATTTACCACTTATACCACATTACTTATCAACAATAATTTTAAGCTCATCTGATAGAATAATGATTGGATATCTATGTGATGCACGAAGAGCTGGTTTTTATAGTGTGGCTTGGGGTTTGTCTTATACGGTTACAATTATTACTAGCAGCATAAGTACAAGTTTGAATCCTTACACTTTTAAGAAATTCAAACAATTAAAATTTAACGATGTGGCAAAGGTAGCAAACCTTATAATTATTTTAGTCGCACTTTGTTGTCTGGGATTTATTGCTATTGCGCCCGAGTTGATGCATTTTGTTGCACCTGCTGAATACCAAAATGCATTTAGGGTTATTCCTCCTTTAGTAAGTTGTTCTTATTTTATTTTTATTTATTCGTTGTTCGGAAATGTCGAATTTTATTTTGAAAAAAGCAAATATATAATGGTTGCATCGATAGTTGGAGCTCTTTTGAATATTGGCTTGAACTATATATTTATACAAATTTTTGATTATGTTGCTGCTGGGTATACATCCTTGTTTTGTTATATATGTTTTGCTTTTGCTCATTATGCTTTTGCAAAGCGGATTTGTAAAAAAAATGGAAACATCAAAATTTATAGTAATAAATTCATATTCGCTATATCTACCATATATACAGTTTTAACCTTTTTGCTTACTTTTATGTATAATTCCATTATTTTTAGGTATTCTTTTGTTGTAGCTATTTTTTTGTTGATGGTGTTTTTTCGAAAACAGATTATTTACATTTTAAAGGAAGTAAAAACAAAATGA
- a CDS encoding acylneuraminate cytidylyltransferase family protein, with protein MKTACFIPIKENSERVPGKNFRILNGKKLYEHIIEHVIEANCFDAIYIDTNSKEICEYANGKNLYVIERLEELAQNTANGNDLLVYHRNLKKEYDYYFQMFATAPFLQPTSIVTCANALLNSEDYDSCFTAIKNNGFYWFNGVPVNYRPGILPRSQDMTPVIEETTGMYGITAESLDRYKCRIGRNPYIHLVDKFEAVDINTEDDLKIAEYIGKVHWMHN; from the coding sequence GTGAAAACTGCATGTTTTATCCCTATAAAAGAGAATTCAGAGAGAGTTCCTGGTAAGAATTTTCGTATTTTAAATGGGAAAAAACTTTATGAACATATTATTGAGCATGTCATAGAAGCAAACTGTTTTGATGCAATTTATATAGATACAAATAGTAAGGAAATTTGCGAATATGCAAACGGCAAGAATCTATATGTTATAGAACGCCTTGAAGAGTTAGCTCAGAATACAGCAAATGGAAACGATTTGCTTGTATATCATAGAAATCTAAAAAAAGAGTATGATTATTATTTTCAAATGTTTGCGACGGCACCTTTTTTGCAACCAACAAGTATTGTTACTTGTGCAAATGCATTATTGAATAGCGAAGATTATGATTCATGTTTTACAGCGATAAAAAATAACGGATTTTATTGGTTTAACGGGGTGCCAGTAAATTATAGACCTGGAATTTTGCCTAGGAGTCAAGATATGACTCCTGTTATTGAAGAGACCACCGGTATGTATGGAATTACAGCAGAATCTTTAGACCGATATAAATGTAGAATAGGACGAAATCCTTATATTCATTTAGTTGATAAATTTGAAGCCGTCGACATAAATACCGAAGATGATTTAAAAATTGCTGAATATATTGGAAAAGTGCATTGGATGCATAATTAA
- a CDS encoding bacteriohemerythrin: protein MDTKIERIEWNDSYLLGVDEIDKQHKQLLAIANELYDVVTGSEDEYEEKMKVVLKKLSDYTVYHFTSEEELQQKIGYNGLDSHKLAHDFFIKEIGFQLKKLSTENKANVLSFYKYIANWVLTHIAKADKLWAIYMQNSGKTV from the coding sequence ATGGATACAAAAATTGAAAGAATTGAATGGAACGATTCGTATTTGCTTGGTGTTGACGAAATTGACAAGCAGCACAAACAGCTTTTGGCGATTGCAAACGAACTTTACGATGTTGTTACCGGAAGTGAAGACGAATACGAAGAAAAAATGAAAGTTGTATTGAAGAAGCTTTCTGACTACACGGTTTATCATTTTACTTCCGAAGAAGAGTTGCAGCAAAAAATTGGATATAATGGTTTAGATTCCCATAAACTTGCACATGACTTTTTTATAAAGGAAATTGGATTTCAACTTAAAAAACTTTCGACAGAGAATAAAGCAAACGTGTTAAGTTTTTATAAGTATATTGCGAACTGGGTTTTGACGCATATTGCAAAGGCAGATAAACTTTGGGCAATTTACATGCAGAATAGCGGAAAAACTGTTTAA
- a CDS encoding ferritin, with amino-acid sequence MDKEVSKLLNEQINKEMYSAYLYLSMANFYEEKGLTGFANWFEIQAKEEMDHAMMFYSYMHNNEQKVSLESIAKPDKVFNNLGDPLKEALAHEKYVTALINKIYDAALKANDHRTTQFLAWFIEEQGEEEKNASDLITKMSLFGESSHGLYLLNNELKNRTYSKPSVEE; translated from the coding sequence ATGGATAAAGAAGTTTCTAAGTTGTTGAACGAGCAGATTAATAAAGAGATGTATTCTGCATATCTATATCTTTCTATGGCAAATTTTTATGAAGAAAAAGGTTTAACAGGTTTTGCAAATTGGTTTGAAATTCAAGCAAAAGAAGAAATGGACCATGCTATGATGTTTTATTCTTATATGCATAACAACGAGCAAAAGGTTAGTCTAGAATCGATTGCAAAACCAGACAAGGTTTTTAACAATTTGGGCGATCCATTAAAAGAAGCTCTTGCACACGAAAAATATGTTACTGCTTTGATAAATAAAATTTACGATGCAGCATTAAAAGCAAATGACCATCGCACGACTCAGTTTTTGGCATGGTTTATAGAAGAACAGGGCGAAGAAGAAAAAAATGCTTCTGATTTGATTACAAAGATGAGCCTCTTTGGTGAAAGCTCGCACGGGCTTTACCTTTTAAATAACGAATTAAAAAACAGAACTTATTCAAAACCATCTGTGGAAGAATAA
- a CDS encoding PrsW family glutamic-type intramembrane protease — protein MNVYAVFAMTFIPLLAVFFLIVILVPGQKIRYALWACILGLLTVAPAAFVQHYVLTLPIFLANTVINLLITAIIFNGLLEESFKLFFMGFLPQKKLSLAAYFSCAILAGMTLGSFESAIYFVKKISDANALMGAKEIFSLLVSRMFTSVLVHTFCAGLSGLHLWMFKKKNSNIMPFVWAVLIHGIYNFFAGFKSGFYWFSIVAIFFAALECRIWYKNSILQDSQVDTTKI, from the coding sequence ATGAATGTTTATGCCGTTTTCGCAATGACTTTTATTCCTCTTTTGGCAGTTTTTTTTCTTATTGTAATTTTAGTTCCTGGTCAAAAAATTCGCTATGCACTTTGGGCTTGCATTTTGGGGCTTTTAACGGTTGCCCCAGCAGCTTTTGTTCAGCATTATGTTTTAACTCTTCCGATTTTTCTTGCAAACACAGTCATAAATCTTTTGATAACCGCAATTATTTTTAACGGTTTGCTTGAAGAATCATTCAAACTTTTTTTTATGGGATTTCTTCCTCAAAAAAAACTTTCGCTTGCCGCATATTTTTCATGCGCAATTTTAGCAGGAATGACTTTAGGCAGTTTTGAATCTGCAATCTATTTTGTAAAAAAAATAAGCGATGCGAACGCTTTAATGGGTGCAAAAGAAATATTTTCGCTACTCGTAAGCCGAATGTTTACGAGCGTGCTTGTTCATACATTTTGTGCAGGCCTAAGCGGACTTCACCTATGGATGTTTAAAAAGAAAAATTCAAACATAATGCCTTTTGTTTGGGCAGTTTTAATTCACGGAATTTACAATTTTTTTGCAGGATTCAAGAGCGGATTTTACTGGTTTTCAATCGTTGCAATATTTTTTGCAGCACTCGAATGCAGAATTTGGTATAAAAACAGTATTTTGCAAGATTCACAAGTTGACACAACCAAAATCTAA
- a CDS encoding Hsp20/alpha crystallin family protein — translation MNNLTLFNNLFDGFGFDGFYDMPSYSVKKSFATPKVDVTEEKDAYNMEMEIPGKNEKDIHVELDNNVLTISYEKKEVENSVVNADGSKEKSEKSEKSEKSDGKKDERKWILRERTTSSFKRSFTLPEDVDFEKISASAKDGILKVVMPRKQAQLPKKISINIA, via the coding sequence ATGAACAATTTGACACTTTTTAATAATCTTTTTGATGGTTTTGGATTTGACGGTTTTTATGATATGCCGTCTTATTCTGTAAAAAAATCTTTTGCCACTCCTAAGGTTGATGTAACCGAAGAAAAAGATGCTTACAATATGGAAATGGAGATTCCTGGAAAAAATGAAAAGGACATTCACGTTGAATTAGACAATAATGTTCTTACGATTTCTTACGAAAAGAAAGAAGTTGAAAATTCTGTTGTAAATGCTGATGGCTCAAAGGAAAAATCTGAAAAGAGCGAGAAGTCCGAGAAGTCCGATGGAAAAAAGGATGAACGCAAGTGGATTTTGCGCGAAAGGACAACTTCTTCATTTAAAAGAAGTTTTACACTTCCAGAAGATGTAGATTTTGAAAAAATCAGTGCTTCTGCAAAAGATGGGATCTTAAAAGTTGTAATGCCAAGAAAACAAGCACAACTTCCAAAAAAGATTTCTATAAATATCGCTTAG
- a CDS encoding cytochrome c biogenesis protein/redoxin: MNDFDITFVTAFLQGILSFFSPCVLPLLPVYFGYLSGEDYTNRKKSIVNSLLFAVGIGFAFFILGLGATSLGQVFARYRSEFSIVGGILIILLAFVQLSIFGKFLMREKRLPINVTKLRLSPITAILMGFVFSFAWTPCIGPALAGILIMAGQAESRSSGMFYIALYTLGFAVPFIITGFFVSSILAFFKKHRAIVKWTGRLGGILLLLVGIYMVYLGVISIIDMNRIEEEQTNELVKGKNGEIIDVASKGQTSQKEKEYVPAPDFKLSDQYGNIWNLQDLKGKSIILNFWATWCPPCRAEMPDFQKVYEELKAQGNDKVIILGVASPGGNRDKSRAEVEKFLKDNGYSYPILMDESGKVVRDYYISAYPTTYLINSEGKVVDYVIGMLNEQSLRHIVDLGMQN, encoded by the coding sequence ATGAATGATTTTGACATAACTTTTGTGACTGCCTTTTTACAGGGCATTTTGAGTTTTTTTTCTCCTTGCGTGTTGCCTTTGCTTCCAGTTTATTTTGGATACCTTTCTGGAGAGGATTACACGAATAGAAAAAAGTCCATTGTAAATTCTTTATTATTTGCAGTTGGTATTGGTTTTGCTTTTTTTATTTTAGGGCTTGGGGCTACAAGTTTAGGACAAGTTTTTGCAAGGTATAGAAGTGAATTTTCTATCGTTGGGGGAATTTTGATAATTCTTCTGGCTTTTGTACAGTTGAGCATTTTTGGAAAATTCTTGATGAGAGAAAAAAGACTCCCGATAAATGTAACAAAATTGCGACTTTCTCCAATAACTGCAATTTTGATGGGCTTTGTATTTAGTTTTGCATGGACCCCTTGTATTGGGCCTGCTTTAGCAGGAATTTTGATAATGGCGGGGCAAGCAGAATCTCGTAGCAGCGGAATGTTTTATATTGCACTTTATACCTTGGGGTTTGCAGTTCCTTTTATAATTACAGGGTTTTTTGTAAGTTCTATTCTTGCTTTTTTTAAAAAGCACCGAGCAATTGTAAAATGGACTGGTCGTTTGGGCGGAATCCTATTACTTTTGGTTGGAATTTATATGGTTTATTTGGGAGTAATTTCTATTATTGATATGAATAGAATAGAAGAAGAACAAACAAATGAACTTGTTAAAGGAAAAAATGGAGAAATTATAGATGTTGCCTCTAAAGGACAAACTTCTCAAAAAGAAAAAGAATATGTTCCTGCACCAGATTTTAAACTTTCTGACCAATATGGAAACATTTGGAATCTTCAAGATTTAAAAGGAAAATCAATTATTTTAAACTTTTGGGCAACTTGGTGTCCTCCTTGCAGAGCGGAAATGCCAGATTTTCAAAAGGTGTATGAAGAATTAAAAGCACAAGGAAATGATAAAGTTATTATACTAGGAGTTGCTTCTCCAGGAGGAAACAGAGATAAAAGCAGGGCAGAAGTTGAAAAATTTTTAAAAGACAATGGTTATTCATATCCGATTTTAATGGATGAAAGTGGAAAAGTTGTGCGCGATTACTATATTTCCGCTTATCCAACAACATACCTTATAAATTCTGAAGGAAAAGTTGTTGATTACGTAATAGGAATGCTTAATGAGCAAAGTCTGCGCCATATTGTTGATTTAGGAATGCAAAATTGA
- a CDS encoding phenylpyruvate tautomerase MIF-related protein, translating into MPMIESKISICVSQEKRDILKTEFGKAISILGKPESYLMLGFEDNYDLYFAGEKVEKGAFVSVKLFGGENSSACNEMTAKICEIFKQQLDIPSDKIYITYAGFKNWGWNGSNF; encoded by the coding sequence ATGCCGATGATTGAATCTAAAATCAGTATCTGTGTTTCACAAGAAAAGAGAGATATTCTGAAAACAGAATTTGGAAAAGCGATTTCTATACTTGGAAAACCAGAATCTTATCTTATGCTCGGTTTTGAAGATAATTATGACTTGTATTTTGCTGGGGAAAAAGTTGAAAAAGGTGCGTTTGTTTCTGTAAAACTTTTTGGTGGAGAAAATTCTTCTGCCTGCAACGAGATGACTGCAAAAATTTGCGAAATTTTTAAGCAGCAACTCGATATTCCTTCCGACAAAATCTATATAACTTATGCAGGTTTTAAAAATTGGGGCTGGAACGGAAGCAATTTTTAA
- a CDS encoding cupin domain-containing protein has protein sequence MKDERWVFYKDTVAVNAGEGVTRRVLAYSDDLMCVENSFKKGAVGALHHHPHTQITYIVSGKFEFEIDGVKKVVQKGDTMLKMHDVVHGCVCLEEGVLLDIFNPYRKDFV, from the coding sequence TTGAAAGACGAACGCTGGGTATTTTACAAAGACACTGTTGCCGTTAATGCTGGCGAGGGTGTGACAAGAAGGGTTTTGGCTTACAGCGACGATTTGATGTGCGTCGAGAACTCTTTTAAAAAGGGTGCTGTGGGTGCTTTGCATCATCATCCGCATACGCAGATTACTTATATTGTAAGTGGAAAATTTGAATTTGAAATTGATGGTGTTAAAAAGGTTGTTCAAAAAGGCGACACTATGCTAAAAATGCACGATGTTGTTCACGGTTGTGTGTGTTTGGAAGAAGGCGTGCTTTTGGATATTTTTAATCCGTACAGAAAAGACTTTGTTTGA